A portion of the Eubacterium maltosivorans genome contains these proteins:
- a CDS encoding type II toxin-antitoxin system RelE/ParE family toxin — protein MDKYGVKLLSAAYRSLEDIYTYIAEELHEKQTALKFIDKLEEAIFSLEIMPYRGAKRCVGAYAKKGYRQIFVKNFTVVYRIDESQKQVIIVTVRYSGSEF, from the coding sequence TTGGATAAGTATGGTGTAAAACTGCTCTCGGCCGCTTACCGCAGCTTAGAAGATATCTACACCTATATCGCCGAGGAGCTGCATGAAAAGCAGACAGCCCTAAAATTTATTGATAAACTGGAAGAAGCCATTTTTTCTTTGGAAATAATGCCATACCGGGGTGCGAAACGCTGTGTCGGGGCTTATGCGAAAAAAGGATATCGTCAAATTTTCGTTAAAAATTTCACGGTTGTCTACCGAATTGATGAATCTCAGAAACAGGTAATCATTGTTACGGTCCGGTACTCGGGAAGTGAATTCTGA
- a CDS encoding type II toxin-antitoxin system Phd/YefM family antitoxin gives MPKIRPITDLRNTNEISDMCHAENEPVFITKNGYGDLVVMSIETYEAMLEENALDREIAQAEAEYCENGKLYDAREALGALRRRHFG, from the coding sequence ATGCCAAAAATCAGACCGATTACAGACCTTCGAAATACGAATGAGATTTCGGATATGTGCCATGCTGAAAACGAGCCAGTCTTTATCACGAAAAACGGTTATGGAGACTTAGTGGTAATGAGTATTGAGACATATGAAGCGATGCTTGAAGAAAATGCGTTAGACAGAGAAATTGCGCAGGCTGAAGCAGAGTACTGTGAAAACGGCAAATTGTACGATGCGCGGGAAGCGCTTGGAGCGTTACGGAGAAGGCATTTTGGATAA
- the proS gene encoding proline--tRNA ligase produces MGKKQNNQVKEITPMEVDFPQWYTDVISKTELVDYSPVKGFMVIRPYGYAIWENIQKAYDERFKATGHQNMYFPLLIPESLLKKEAEHVEGFAPEVAWVTKGGDKELAEPLCVRPTSETIICSMYAKWLHSYRQLPFLYNQWCSVVRWEKTTRPFLRTSEFLWQEGHTLHETPEEAQEETMQMLNIYREVAEDIMAIPVVVGQKSEKEKFAGAAATYTMEALMHDGQALQSGTSHNLGQHFTKAFDITYLDRNNEQAYPYHTSWGVSTRLIGGIIMVHGDDNGLVLPPRIAPTQLVIIPVAQHKEGVLDKAYELKDILGTEFRVELDDSDSNSPGWKFNQWEMKGVPIRLEIGPRDIENGQCVLARRDTGEKVQAALEGIAEAVRTLLDEIQQNLFDRALKMREEKTSTAVDMDEFKKNLKENPGFIKAMWCEDRACEDKIKDETGASVRCVPFDDEQEVIGEGKCVCCGKPAKKMAYFARAY; encoded by the coding sequence ATGGGTAAAAAACAAAATAATCAGGTTAAAGAAATTACACCAATGGAAGTTGACTTTCCACAGTGGTATACAGACGTTATCTCTAAAACAGAGCTGGTCGATTACTCCCCGGTCAAGGGCTTTATGGTTATCCGTCCTTATGGCTATGCCATCTGGGAGAACATTCAGAAGGCCTATGACGAACGCTTTAAAGCGACTGGCCACCAGAATATGTACTTCCCGCTGCTGATTCCAGAAAGCCTGCTGAAAAAAGAAGCAGAACACGTCGAGGGTTTTGCGCCCGAGGTTGCCTGGGTCACTAAGGGCGGCGACAAAGAGCTGGCGGAGCCCCTCTGTGTGCGCCCAACCTCCGAAACCATCATTTGCAGCATGTACGCAAAATGGCTGCACTCCTACAGGCAGCTGCCGTTTTTATACAACCAGTGGTGCTCTGTTGTGCGCTGGGAAAAAACCACAAGACCTTTCCTGAGAACTTCTGAGTTCCTGTGGCAGGAAGGTCATACCCTGCACGAAACCCCAGAGGAAGCCCAGGAAGAAACCATGCAGATGTTAAACATCTACCGTGAAGTGGCAGAGGACATTATGGCCATTCCAGTTGTCGTAGGCCAGAAAAGCGAAAAAGAAAAATTTGCCGGCGCTGCCGCAACCTATACCATGGAAGCCCTGATGCACGATGGGCAGGCTCTGCAGTCAGGCACCTCCCATAACCTCGGACAGCACTTCACCAAAGCCTTTGACATTACCTATCTGGACAGAAATAATGAACAGGCCTATCCATACCACACCTCCTGGGGTGTATCCACCCGCCTGATCGGTGGTATTATCATGGTGCACGGCGACGACAACGGGCTGGTTCTTCCGCCGCGCATCGCGCCGACCCAGCTCGTCATTATCCCCGTTGCCCAGCACAAGGAAGGCGTCCTTGACAAAGCCTATGAGCTCAAAGATATTTTGGGCACAGAATTCCGCGTGGAGCTGGACGACAGCGACAGCAATTCCCCAGGCTGGAAGTTTAACCAGTGGGAAATGAAAGGTGTGCCGATCCGACTGGAAATCGGACCGCGTGATATTGAAAACGGACAGTGCGTCCTGGCCCGCCGCGACACCGGCGAAAAAGTGCAGGCAGCGCTGGAGGGGATCGCAGAAGCTGTCCGCACCCTGCTGGACGAAATTCAGCAGAACCTGTTCGACCGCGCCCTCAAGATGCGCGAGGAAAAAACATCGACCGCAGTGGATATGGACGAGTTTAAGAAAAACCTTAAGGAAAACCCAGGCTTTATCAAAGCCATGTGGTGTGAGGACCGCGCCTGCGAAGACAAAATCAAGGACGAAACCGGCGCCAGTGTCCGATGCGTTCCATTCGACGATGAGCAGGAAGTAATCGGCGAGGGCAAATGCGTCTGCTGCGGCAAGCCCGCCAAGAAAATGGCTTATTTCGCCCGCGCTTACTAA
- a CDS encoding accessory gene regulator ArgB-like protein, protein MIHNLSQKLTTTFIHHRIIDAEDREVYIYSFELLLSAVINLAVVVLLIGLTGQVAGGMGFVLTFLVLRQSAGGYHASSHFFCILSFTVIFSVFLAVITFLPPLYYLPVILGALVLGVPVIVLTAPVAHVNKPLTGAERVRLSRLAKLTVVVLTALIMTGWYLAPGSAAPAGAALGLLTVALSSLAALYQKRKRA, encoded by the coding sequence ATGATCCACAACCTATCGCAAAAACTAACCACCACCTTCATCCACCACCGCATCATTGACGCTGAGGACCGGGAGGTCTATATTTACAGCTTTGAGCTCCTGCTGTCCGCGGTCATCAATCTGGCGGTGGTGGTGCTTTTGATTGGCCTCACCGGGCAGGTGGCCGGGGGCATGGGCTTTGTCCTCACCTTTTTGGTGCTCCGGCAGTCCGCGGGAGGGTACCACGCGTCCTCGCATTTTTTCTGTATCCTGAGCTTTACGGTCATTTTTTCGGTGTTTCTGGCAGTGATCACCTTTCTGCCGCCGCTTTACTACCTGCCGGTTATTCTGGGGGCGCTCGTTTTAGGCGTGCCGGTTATTGTGCTCACAGCGCCGGTGGCCCATGTGAACAAGCCGTTGACCGGGGCGGAGCGCGTGCGCCTGAGCCGTCTGGCAAAGCTGACCGTGGTGGTTTTAACGGCCCTGATCATGACGGGCTGGTACCTGGCGCCCGGGAGCGCGGCACCTGCCGGAGCGGCTTTGGGGCTTCTGACAGTTGCGCTGTCGTCGCTGGCGGCGCTGTATCAAAAGAGAAAGCGGGCTTAA
- a CDS encoding zinc ribbon domain-containing protein: protein MAYCPKCGVEVDNNVKNCPLCDFPIPDIGEEPKGEKRYPLAVNTYPEDHLEKKNQIFYALEIIVAAVFLINMVLYWFIPFNPTITQIIMISSVSLALYLMFCFNYLPALVNLLGCYFTTLLLGSIIYTIVGGSGDWFVNYAMPIVTILFIDLLVFGIIYKKNRHRNQFIYVPVFLIAFSVMLCLGIDGVIAYNLLGHLRFTWSLIVAVSGICIIALLMGIYHGVPDRTKAYLKKKLHV, encoded by the coding sequence ATGGCCTATTGTCCAAAATGCGGCGTTGAGGTCGATAACAACGTCAAAAACTGCCCGCTGTGCGATTTTCCAATCCCCGATATCGGCGAGGAGCCAAAAGGTGAAAAGCGTTATCCCCTGGCGGTCAACACCTATCCTGAGGACCATCTGGAAAAGAAAAACCAGATTTTTTACGCGTTGGAAATTATTGTGGCGGCAGTATTTTTAATTAATATGGTGTTATACTGGTTTATCCCTTTTAACCCGACCATTACTCAGATTATTATGATTTCGTCCGTTTCGCTGGCGCTGTACCTGATGTTTTGCTTTAATTATCTGCCGGCGCTGGTGAATCTTCTGGGCTGCTATTTTACCACGCTGCTTCTGGGTTCCATTATTTATACGATTGTGGGCGGCTCGGGAGACTGGTTTGTAAATTACGCCATGCCGATCGTGACGATTCTTTTTATCGACCTTTTGGTTTTTGGCATCATCTATAAAAAGAACCGCCACCGGAATCAGTTCATTTATGTTCCAGTGTTTTTGATTGCTTTCAGCGTTATGCTGTGCCTGGGGATAGACGGCGTGATTGCCTATAACCTGCTGGGGCATCTGCGCTTTACCTGGTCTCTGATCGTCGCTGTGTCTGGTATCTGTATTATCGCCCTGCTCATGGGCATTTACCACGGGGTGCCCGACCGGACCAAGGCATACCTGAAGAAAAAACTACATGTATAG
- a CDS encoding cyclic lactone autoinducer peptide, which produces MKEKMKKLLIRFGPMLTVIALQMGIFTTNASACFWQYQPKEPEKMRKFKRGEFPLI; this is translated from the coding sequence ATGAAAGAAAAAATGAAAAAATTACTCATTCGGTTTGGCCCGATGCTTACAGTAATCGCTTTGCAGATGGGAATTTTTACGACGAATGCTTCTGCTTGTTTTTGGCAGTATCAGCCTAAAGAGCCGGAGAAAATGAGAAAATTTAAGAGGGGGGAGTTTCCATTGATTTAG
- a CDS encoding sensor histidine kinase produces the protein MKEIWVQIFAAVFEAVLIYYWVRAFSREKKIKRRWIVLEVMLVSLWVLISLVFVKNPLLLISFTAAACLLMFRVYHVPVKISLVATLIFCAVMALCDVLSTYLIMLFSSESIESIRFEPKYMLISNIVTKFLLLVFVSFVYVRGKVSIDRLSLRRVIYLLILPLASIAVLYQMLNFSDMEKPFSVLMCLIGVGGLFVGNIYSFTFFEKEEKLEKQRLKQLFLEQQIEGQRIYYKNLEASGEEVRKMRHDLKNAFAALSGYLDKGDLETARKFLEKKTENLGRLTHSTGHPALDAVIDAKRTKAFENHIQFELKVALPQELLMDEMDLCIILGNALDNALEACEKMPREQAQIITDLHKSGEMLFIEIKNTFKEEPVSGSDGLVTTKRDQKNHGFGLKTMVQLTKKYDGFIDYETKQGWFCLSINLNLKDPVNFAR, from the coding sequence ATGAAGGAGATATGGGTACAAATCTTTGCGGCCGTGTTTGAGGCGGTTTTGATTTATTATTGGGTACGTGCCTTTTCACGGGAGAAAAAGATTAAACGGCGCTGGATTGTACTTGAAGTCATGCTGGTAAGCCTTTGGGTTTTAATTTCCCTTGTCTTTGTGAAAAATCCACTGCTGTTGATTTCATTCACTGCAGCGGCCTGCCTTTTAATGTTTAGGGTTTATCATGTTCCGGTAAAAATTAGCTTGGTTGCAACACTTATTTTTTGCGCGGTCATGGCTCTGTGTGATGTGTTATCTACCTATCTTATCATGCTGTTCAGCAGTGAAAGTATTGAGAGCATTCGATTCGAGCCTAAATACATGTTAATCTCAAATATTGTAACAAAGTTTCTTTTGCTCGTCTTTGTGAGCTTTGTGTATGTTCGGGGGAAAGTCAGCATCGACCGTTTGTCTTTGAGGCGGGTTATTTATCTTTTGATTTTGCCTTTAGCCAGCATTGCAGTATTATATCAAATGCTTAATTTTAGCGATATGGAAAAGCCTTTTAGTGTTTTAATGTGTTTAATTGGCGTGGGGGGACTTTTTGTCGGAAATATCTATTCCTTTACCTTTTTTGAAAAGGAAGAGAAGCTAGAAAAACAGCGGCTCAAACAGCTTTTTCTCGAACAGCAGATTGAGGGCCAGCGGATTTATTATAAAAACCTTGAAGCCTCCGGTGAGGAAGTGCGGAAAATGCGCCATGATTTGAAAAATGCTTTTGCCGCTCTTTCCGGTTATTTAGATAAAGGTGATTTAGAAACTGCTAGAAAGTTTCTGGAGAAAAAAACTGAAAATTTAGGAAGGCTAACCCACAGCACAGGGCATCCCGCTTTAGACGCTGTGATTGATGCCAAAAGGACAAAAGCTTTTGAAAATCACATTCAATTTGAGCTTAAAGTTGCCCTGCCCCAGGAGCTGCTCATGGATGAGATGGATTTATGTATTATCTTAGGCAACGCCCTGGACAACGCATTGGAGGCCTGTGAAAAAATGCCGCGGGAACAGGCGCAGATCATCACGGACCTCCACAAATCCGGAGAAATGCTTTTTATAGAAATCAAGAATACCTTCAAAGAGGAACCGGTCAGTGGTTCGGATGGACTAGTGACCACCAAAAGGGATCAGAAAAATCACGGCTTTGGTTTAAAGACAATGGTTCAGCTCACTAAAAAATATGATGGGTTCATCGACTACGAGACAAAACAAGGCTGGTTTTGCCTGTCCATCAATTTAAACCTTAAAGACCCTGTCAATTTTGCGAGATAA
- a CDS encoding LytR/AlgR family response regulator transcription factor — protein MFRIGVCDDEAYFRQDIEKRLEAYFNGKPFEPEIHIFEKGQALLEEAEKKPFDLVFLDIEMPDMDGITLGARLKTMFEATLLIYVTSYDAYVSHAFRLDAFQYLKKPLDDSLFQEEIDRALAQYVLKKQKYNFEYNSVRMSVPITALIYLESQSWSVIIHTKDKDYKIVGKLNEEEERLAVHGFIRIHQSYLINMQYINKFLSDKVFLKDREEPLPVSRKYKNEAKKAHLDYQSKVGI, from the coding sequence ATGTTTCGTATTGGTGTGTGTGATGATGAAGCCTATTTCAGACAGGATATAGAAAAGAGGCTGGAAGCTTATTTTAATGGGAAGCCATTTGAGCCGGAAATACATATTTTTGAAAAAGGCCAGGCGCTTCTGGAGGAGGCAGAGAAAAAACCTTTTGATCTGGTCTTTCTGGATATTGAGATGCCGGATATGGACGGAATTACCCTCGGAGCCCGTTTAAAAACAATGTTTGAAGCAACCCTGTTAATCTATGTGACCTCTTATGATGCCTATGTTTCCCATGCGTTTCGGTTAGATGCTTTTCAATATCTGAAAAAGCCTTTAGATGATTCTCTTTTTCAGGAGGAAATAGACAGGGCGCTGGCGCAGTATGTTCTAAAAAAACAAAAATATAATTTTGAGTATAACAGTGTCAGAATGAGTGTTCCAATAACAGCGCTCATTTATTTAGAATCCCAAAGCTGGAGTGTGATTATCCATACAAAGGATAAAGATTATAAAATTGTCGGAAAGCTGAATGAAGAAGAAGAGCGGCTCGCCGTCCATGGATTTATCCGTATCCATCAGAGCTATCTCATTAATATGCAGTATATTAATAAGTTCCTCAGTGATAAGGTGTTTTTAAAAGATCGGGAAGAACCGTTGCCGGTCAGCAGAAAATATAAAAATGAAGCAAAAAAAGCCCATTTAGACTATCAAAGCAAAGTAGGCATTTGA
- a CDS encoding DUF2284 domain-containing protein — protein MTRQEKIEARLLEMPLYDYAFFPVKDIIFTQDVRTICEMNDCGMYGRRWVCPPVIGSIETCIAQCQAYEHAFLFSTVTEVADSFDLKACVEARGDHEAITYEIAQIFRQETENPLILSTGCIPCERCTYPDAPCRHPERAFKTIESHGIMIMQMAAQQGMDYDCGQNIVTYFSLVLYNL, from the coding sequence GTGACCAGACAAGAAAAAATTGAGGCGCGGCTGTTGGAAATGCCCCTTTACGACTATGCCTTTTTTCCGGTAAAGGACATTATTTTTACTCAGGATGTGCGCACCATCTGCGAAATGAACGACTGTGGTATGTACGGAAGGCGCTGGGTATGCCCGCCGGTGATCGGCAGCATTGAGACGTGCATTGCCCAGTGCCAGGCTTATGAGCACGCCTTTCTCTTCTCAACCGTTACCGAGGTTGCGGATTCCTTCGACCTCAAGGCCTGCGTTGAGGCCAGAGGCGACCATGAGGCCATTACCTACGAGATCGCCCAGATATTCCGGCAGGAAACCGAAAATCCGCTCATTTTGTCGACCGGCTGTATCCCCTGTGAGCGCTGCACCTATCCAGACGCGCCCTGCCGCCACCCTGAGCGGGCCTTTAAAACCATAGAAAGTCACGGCATCATGATTATGCAGATGGCAGCCCAGCAGGGAATGGATTACGACTGCGGACAGAACATTGTGACCTACTTTTCACTGGTTTTGTACAACCTTTAG
- a CDS encoding ATP-binding cassette domain-containing protein: MNKLICIEHATKCFKDKVVFNDVNIEIFKGDCVGITGYNGCGKSVLMKCICGFSKLTQGEVKINGKKIGKDIDFIENAGVIIESPEFINDLSGYKNLKIIAEIQKKIDEDRILRIMSLVGLKNEENKKVRKYSLGMKQKLRIAQAIMEYPEILILDEPTNGLDKQSVENIRKILKSFLSKGGTILLASHNKGDIETLCNTVYEYNNSDCKFIKI; the protein is encoded by the coding sequence ATGAATAAATTGATATGTATTGAACATGCAACAAAATGTTTTAAAGATAAAGTTGTTTTTAATGATGTTAATATTGAAATTTTCAAAGGAGATTGTGTAGGTATTACTGGTTATAATGGATGTGGTAAAAGTGTCCTAATGAAATGCATTTGTGGTTTTTCAAAATTAACGCAGGGAGAAGTTAAGATTAATGGAAAAAAAATAGGAAAGGATATTGACTTTATTGAAAATGCAGGGGTTATTATTGAATCACCCGAATTTATCAATGATTTATCTGGATATAAAAATTTAAAAATAATTGCAGAAATTCAAAAAAAAATTGACGAAGATAGAATCTTAAGAATAATGTCTTTAGTAGGATTAAAAAATGAAGAAAATAAAAAAGTCAGAAAATATTCTTTAGGAATGAAACAGAAACTTCGCATTGCTCAGGCTATTATGGAGTACCCTGAAATACTTATTCTTGATGAGCCAACAAACGGCCTTGATAAGCAAAGCGTAGAAAATATACGAAAAATTTTAAAGAGTTTTTTGAGCAAAGGAGGTACAATACTTCTAGCGAGTCATAATAAGGGAGATATAGAGACTTTATGTAATACTGTTTATGAGTATAATAATTCTGATTGCAAATTCATAAAAATATAA